One Streptosporangium sp. NBC_01495 DNA window includes the following coding sequences:
- a CDS encoding esterase-like activity of phytase family protein, whose translation MTNSRRMTALAAALATAVSLGTAGAQASTAVAQPSTAAAQPSAEVAAPPQGLRITRLLGEQRLPHKMRFRGTTVGGLSGLDRDPRTGTWYFISDDRWRYNPARFYTGRLDINPATGAFTGVNLTGVTTLRRPGGSSYPAYGRPRSADPETIRYDRWSRRLLWANEGDRPDTENPNIPVSDLSVSWTGTEGRHLGELRIPGNLKMTGTTSGPRRNFGFEGLTSTERTIAAVTEGPRYEDGAPPTVAQGAPARITVWGRDGRPRGQYAYPIDKLPAAPIPANGKSDSGVSEILAIDDNRYLALERSWIEGVNYKAKLYEIDLRGATNVLARDSLATGRPYRPVSKRLVSDLSTVRPPVQNLESLAWGPRLRSGECTLVIGSDDNFDSDEVTQFLAFAARGC comes from the coding sequence ATGACCAATTCGCGAAGAATGACGGCACTCGCGGCCGCGCTCGCGACGGCGGTCAGCCTCGGGACCGCCGGCGCGCAGGCGTCGACGGCGGTCGCGCAACCCTCGACAGCGGCCGCACAGCCCTCGGCGGAGGTCGCGGCTCCGCCGCAGGGGCTCCGGATCACCCGCCTTCTCGGCGAGCAGCGCCTGCCGCACAAGATGCGGTTCCGGGGAACCACCGTCGGCGGCCTCTCAGGTCTCGACCGTGACCCGCGCACCGGCACCTGGTACTTCATCTCAGACGACCGGTGGCGCTACAACCCGGCCCGCTTCTACACCGGCCGTCTCGACATCAACCCGGCCACCGGGGCGTTCACCGGGGTGAACCTCACCGGGGTCACCACCCTGCGGCGTCCCGGCGGGAGCTCCTACCCGGCCTACGGCCGGCCCAGGTCCGCCGATCCCGAGACGATCCGCTACGACCGGTGGAGCCGCAGGCTGCTGTGGGCCAACGAGGGTGACCGGCCGGACACGGAGAATCCCAACATCCCGGTGTCCGACCTGTCCGTAAGCTGGACCGGCACCGAGGGCCGCCACCTCGGGGAGTTGCGGATTCCCGGCAACCTGAAGATGACCGGCACCACCAGCGGTCCCCGGCGCAACTTCGGGTTCGAGGGGCTGACCTCCACGGAGCGGACCATCGCGGCCGTCACGGAGGGCCCGAGATACGAGGACGGCGCGCCGCCGACCGTCGCCCAGGGCGCCCCGGCCCGCATCACCGTGTGGGGTCGCGACGGCCGGCCGCGCGGCCAGTACGCCTACCCGATCGACAAGCTCCCGGCGGCGCCGATCCCGGCGAACGGCAAGTCCGACAGCGGCGTCTCGGAGATCCTGGCGATCGACGACAACCGCTACCTCGCCCTTGAGCGCTCCTGGATCGAGGGCGTCAACTACAAGGCCAAGCTGTACGAGATCGACCTGCGCGGTGCCACGAACGTGCTGGCCCGCGACAGCCTGGCCACCGGGCGCCCCTACCGCCCGGTTTCCAAGCGTCTCGTCTCCGACCTCAGCACGGTGCGGCCACCGGTACAGAACCTGGAGAGCCTCGCCTGGGGGCCGCGCCTGCGCAGCGGCGAGTGCACGTTGGTGATCGGCTCCGACGACAACTTCGACAGCGACGAGGTCACCCAGTTCCTGGCCTTCGCGGCCCGGGGCTGCTGA
- a CDS encoding MerR family transcriptional regulator, which produces MNEGHLSIGRFARLCRLSVKQLRHYDELGLLTPAYVDPDTGYRYYRPDQARAAMLIGLLRSLDVPLPSIGRVLSGEAGVLGGVRDRMEADLARRERNFAALERILFEGLPRPEVTVVREPARRVVVVRDTAPQERIGPVTSACVARLLAAAGAPDGLLVGLFPLDLEEEVAVAVALETSGDVPGTSPDVLPGGRYASATHIGAYDQISLTVHALLAWAGERGHTPLGPLREVYVSNPATTPQDRLVTHLMIKLEDQE; this is translated from the coding sequence GTGAACGAGGGACACCTGTCGATCGGGCGGTTCGCCCGGCTGTGCCGGCTCAGCGTCAAGCAACTGCGCCACTACGACGAGCTGGGCCTGCTGACCCCGGCGTACGTCGACCCGGACACCGGCTACCGCTACTACCGGCCGGACCAGGCACGCGCCGCGATGCTGATCGGCCTGCTGCGCTCCCTCGACGTCCCCCTGCCCTCGATCGGGCGGGTGTTGTCCGGCGAGGCGGGCGTGCTCGGCGGCGTACGCGACCGCATGGAGGCCGACCTGGCGCGCCGCGAGCGCAATTTCGCCGCGCTGGAGCGCATCCTCTTCGAGGGCCTGCCCCGGCCGGAGGTGACCGTCGTCCGCGAGCCCGCCCGGAGGGTGGTCGTCGTACGGGACACCGCGCCGCAGGAGCGGATCGGTCCCGTCACCTCGGCGTGCGTGGCCCGGTTGCTCGCGGCGGCGGGCGCGCCGGACGGGCTGCTGGTCGGCCTGTTCCCCCTCGACCTCGAGGAAGAGGTGGCCGTGGCCGTCGCGCTGGAGACGTCCGGGGACGTCCCGGGGACCTCCCCGGACGTCCTGCCGGGCGGCCGGTACGCCTCGGCGACCCACATCGGGGCGTACGACCAGATCTCGCTCACCGTGCACGCGCTGCTCGCCTGGGCGGGCGAGCGCGGGCACACGCCCCTCGGCCCGCTGCGCGAGGTCTACGTCTCCAACCCCGCCACCACGCCACAGGACCGGCTGGTGACGCATCTGATGATCAAACTGGAGGACCAGGAATGA
- a CDS encoding GOLPH3/VPS74 family protein, giving the protein MVGVDLSGTRLANDLFFVMHDNATGRMRLHARLTGLGLAAAVLGELMLAGRITVGLAAGQIRLVALDAAPPEDALARTALDHIVAEPSHRFRTWLQFLARTALTDVAARMTADGLLRPPGRRPSRRRVPVDVNIAAWPGGRVNLAIQRREPLNVQDRVLLGLLVATGGNQLVLWEQNPRYLSDTIATLPAPLQELIAQTEAAVGDSVISRR; this is encoded by the coding sequence GTGGTTGGAGTTGATCTTTCAGGAACCCGATTGGCCAACGATCTGTTCTTTGTCATGCATGACAACGCGACCGGCCGGATGAGGCTTCATGCCCGCCTGACCGGTCTGGGGCTGGCCGCCGCCGTCCTGGGAGAACTGATGCTCGCCGGGCGGATAACCGTGGGATTGGCGGCGGGACAGATACGGCTCGTCGCACTCGACGCGGCGCCGCCCGAAGACGCGCTCGCCAGGACCGCCCTGGACCACATCGTCGCCGAACCCTCGCATCGCTTCCGGACCTGGCTGCAGTTCCTCGCCCGTACGGCACTCACCGACGTGGCGGCCCGGATGACCGCGGACGGGCTGCTGCGCCCGCCCGGCAGGCGTCCGTCGCGGAGGCGGGTGCCGGTCGACGTGAACATCGCGGCGTGGCCCGGCGGACGCGTCAACCTGGCGATCCAGCGCCGTGAGCCACTCAACGTCCAGGACCGCGTCCTGCTGGGGCTGCTCGTCGCGACCGGCGGCAACCAGCTCGTCCTGTGGGAGCAGAACCCGAGATATCTCTCCGACACGATCGCCACCCTTCCGGCGCCGCTCCAGGAACTGATCGCCCAGACCGAGGCTGCCGTAGGTGACTCCGTCATCAGCCGCCGGTGA
- a CDS encoding APC family permease, whose product MPVTERRVSAVSEALAQDRLGVPSVVFFVISAAAPLTVIGGSVTAAYAATGVTGVPLAFILLGAILGLFAVGYVTMARHVVNAGAFYAYTAKGLGRPVGVATAWVALLAYNALQVGLYGMIGAAAQPLIADWLGSSPPWWVIGLVAWALTGVLGLMRVDVNGKVLSVLLLTEIAVVVVFDIADLINPAASGYSLDVFAPSNLFVPGIGAVVAICIASFAGFESSVVFSEETKDPRRTVPIATYIALAVISGLYALSSWAMTVPIGSDKIVETSREQSSALLFNLAGQHLGATIATIGSLLFVTSLFAALIAFHNTISRYVFALGRERVLPAAFGRTSPRTGAPVNGSVAQSVIGLVTIVIYAIFGLDPVVQLFFTVGSFGGLGLLMMLAATSLSVLVFFAKNPNGENAWRTKIAPGISSVLLVVVIVLVMANFDIVLGVAPDSPLRWIMPAVYFVAAGFGVMWGLSLRARRPKVYANIGLGAQAAVGGTE is encoded by the coding sequence ATGCCCGTGACAGAACGAAGGGTCAGCGCCGTTTCCGAGGCGCTCGCCCAGGACCGCCTCGGTGTGCCGTCGGTGGTGTTCTTCGTCATCTCGGCGGCGGCACCGCTGACCGTCATCGGTGGCTCGGTGACCGCCGCCTACGCCGCGACCGGCGTGACCGGCGTGCCGCTCGCCTTCATCCTGCTCGGGGCCATCCTGGGCCTGTTCGCCGTCGGCTACGTGACGATGGCCCGCCACGTCGTCAACGCCGGGGCGTTCTACGCGTACACCGCGAAAGGCCTCGGCAGGCCGGTGGGGGTGGCGACCGCGTGGGTCGCGTTGCTGGCCTACAACGCGCTCCAGGTGGGTCTCTACGGCATGATCGGTGCGGCCGCCCAGCCGCTGATCGCCGACTGGTTGGGAAGCTCCCCGCCCTGGTGGGTCATCGGGCTGGTCGCCTGGGCGCTGACCGGGGTGCTCGGCCTGATGCGGGTCGACGTGAACGGTAAGGTCCTGTCGGTCCTGCTGCTGACGGAGATAGCCGTCGTCGTCGTGTTCGACATCGCGGACCTGATCAACCCGGCGGCCTCGGGCTACAGCCTCGACGTCTTCGCCCCGTCGAACCTCTTCGTCCCCGGGATCGGCGCGGTGGTCGCGATCTGCATCGCGTCCTTCGCCGGATTCGAGTCGTCGGTGGTGTTCTCCGAGGAGACCAAGGACCCGAGGCGCACGGTGCCGATCGCGACCTACATCGCGCTCGCCGTCATCTCCGGCCTCTACGCCCTCTCGTCCTGGGCGATGACCGTGCCGATCGGCTCGGACAAGATCGTCGAGACCTCGCGCGAGCAGAGTTCGGCCCTCCTGTTCAACCTGGCCGGGCAGCACCTGGGGGCGACCATCGCCACCATCGGCTCCCTCCTGTTCGTGACGAGCCTCTTCGCCGCGCTGATCGCCTTCCACAACACGATCTCCCGCTACGTCTTCGCCCTCGGCAGGGAGAGGGTCCTGCCCGCGGCCTTCGGCCGTACCTCCCCCCGGACCGGTGCCCCGGTCAACGGCTCGGTGGCGCAGAGTGTCATCGGGCTGGTCACGATCGTCATATACGCGATCTTCGGCCTGGACCCGGTCGTCCAGCTGTTCTTCACCGTCGGGTCGTTCGGCGGCCTGGGACTGCTCATGATGCTGGCGGCCACCTCGCTCTCCGTGCTGGTCTTCTTCGCCAAGAACCCCAATGGGGAGAACGCCTGGCGGACCAAGATCGCCCCGGGTATCTCCTCGGTCCTGCTGGTCGTGGTCATCGTGCTCGTCATGGCCAACTTCGACATCGTGCTCGGCGTGGCCCCCGACTCCCCGCTCCGCTGGATCATGCCCGCCGTCTACTTCGTCGCCGCGGGCTT